AGAGCGATCTGGGGAAGCCCGCGCTCTACCCGATAGGGTGAGCGTCGGGAGGATGTCACTCAGCCCTTTCGAGTGTCGAAAGAACGCTATCGGCTGTTTCTGGGGGCGGGGGCAGCGGCAGGCATTGCGGCGGGATTCAACGCCCCTATTGCTGGGGTATTCTTTGCCTTGGAAGTCGTGTTGGGAACCAGTTTCACCACCTCTGCTGCCAGTCTCATCCTACTCTCATCCGTTGTGTCCTCTCTCGTCTCCGGCACGCTGTTGGGAGTGCATCCGGCCTTTACCCTACCTGCCTATCAGGTCTTAAGTCCATGGGAGTGGATTTACTACTTTGGCCTAGGGGTTCTAGCCAGCGGTGTCTCGCTGCTCTTCACGCAAATCGTGCGGGGATGTCAGGCGAGCTTTCGTGGTGAAGTGGCTGCATTGCAGTGGCTCAGTACGATTCCGCCCGTCTTTCAACCTGTGCTGAGTGGGTTAGTGGTCGGCGCGATCGCCCTCCTATTGCCTCAGGTCTTGGACGTGGGCTACGGATCGTTCAACGTGATTTTGAGTGGCGATTCCTGGCCGTTAGCGACCCTCGCTCTCCTGCTGGGAGCCAAGCTTTTGGCAACGGCCATTAGTTCCGGCAGCGGCCTCGTGGGCGGCATTTTTGCTCCGGCCATGTTTCTGGGGGCCTGTTTGGGATCGTTCTACGGTCAAGGATTGGCGATCGCCCTGCCCCCCGGATTTGATCACATCGCCCCTCCTCCCGCCTACGCTATGGTGGGCATGGCTGCGGTTTTAGCGGGTACGGTCAGAGCGCCGCTCACCGCAATTTTGCTGCTGTTTGAACTCACCAAGAACTATTTGATCATCCTGCCCCTAATGGTGGCGGTAGGGGTTAGCGTTCAAGGCGCAGAGTGGATTAAAGCACGACAATCCGTTCAAAGTCTGGATTTGGCTCAGATGGGAGTCAGCCTGGTCAAGGAAACGGCTCAGGATCTCCTGGCCTCCGTGCAGATCCAGGATGTCATGAACACTACCTACTTGATGCTGCCGTTATCTACACCGATTGTGGATGCGGGGGCAACAATGGTGGGAGAATCGGTGCGGGCGGCGATTTTGGTCGATCCGAGCGATCGCCCTGTGGGGATCGTGACCCTAACCGACATCAAACGTGGACTCAGCGGAACTGGGCGATCGCCTCTGGGATTAACCCTAAGCGACATTGCCACCAAGGAAATTCTGATTGCCTACCCGGATGAATCGGCAGCCCAGGCAATCACCCGAATGGATAGTCGAGGGCTACACTTCTTGCCTGTGGTTGATCGTGACCATCCTGCCAAAGTCTTGGGTATTGTGGAGCGCGATCGCATTTTGCTGGCGGGTGAGCTGAAATCAATGCAATCGCTGCTGACGCATCAGGAATTGCAAACGGTATAGAGCGTCAAAATAACGGATGGGGAGAGGTTTGGGCTTCGATCCACTGCAAATAGGGATCGGACGCATTCACAATCGGCAGGGCAATAATTTCAGGTACGTCGTAGGAATGCTGTTCTCGGATCGCGTGCTCAAGCTGAAAAAAGCGATCCAGTCGGGTTTTCAAGATCAATTGCCATTCCTGCTCTTCGCAGAGATTCCCGTCCCACGTGTAAATAGATTGCACTGGGAATAGGTTTGCACAGGCGACTAGCTTCTGTTCTACGAGGGATCGGGCTAGGGCGATCGCCTCCTCCTGGGACGGAACCGTGACCAGCACCACTCCAAACGCACTCATCCTTATTCTCCCGTCCTATCGTTCTATGGCGTTCCAGCCTTGAGGCATCAACAAGGGGCGATCGCCAATATGTTCATATTCCACCACAAAGACGTTAGAGTACAGATTGGCAATAATTTGTTTCCCTTCCCGGGTAAGGGAAAGATAGGCCAAGGAGCCGCGAATGTAGGGGTAAATGCCATTCCAGTAAAAACCAGGATAGTCTCGGCGTAAGTCATCGGGAGTGGAATATCCCATTTTCTGATTGAACCCAATTTCCTCAAATTCGTAATACAGGGCGCTAACTTTGTTGAGGTAGCGGGGATCGCTCAACTGACCAATTAAATCTGCGGCTCGGACTAATCCCGGAAAGGTCGTTGTCTCATCGTGATCCCCATCTTCGGGAACGGGGAACCGAGTCAGTTCGATGTTGCGCTTGATGATTTCAGCGTTGATCAACTGATATGGCTAGCTGGCAACAGCTATATAAACAGCTTGCCGCGATCCACATGGTACGGTGCGAGGCTGGCATCCGTTGCGCCCTTCGGTAAATGAATGACGTCCTCACCGATTCCAGTGGCATAGCGCCCATTTCCATCTTGCCGACAACCCCCTTTCACATAGCCAATGTCGTGACACAGTAGCGAAATCATGCAGTGCAGCCAATCCTCGCAGGATACTCCCCCTTCGCGAATGTGTTTACCGCGCGAAATTTCCTGACCCACTAGGGTTACGAGCAGAGTGTGTTCAATGTTGTGGTAGAGGGCGTTATTTTCGAGTGCCATCCGTCCCGACCAGCTAATGATGTTGGCGTAGTCTGGCTTTAGCCCGCCATAATTTTGCTCATAGCCGATTTGCAGCTCTTGTACAAATTCGTTAATCAGCGTCGTTGTGGGATTAAACATACCTACCCGTTACCAACCAGAAACCACGGAAACTGCAGCGGAGCCAAGGATGCTGTTTCTATAAACTTTAATCACTATCGTTCAAAATTTAAGCTTTCGTATAAATGATCGGCGTCACAGCACAGATTCAGAGGGATCGGCGAATATAGTTCACCAAGTCCCATAATCAACCTACGTTTAGACAATGCGATCGCGCCCTTTCTGTCATTATTCGATACCCCCGAACCCAAACCGGGAGGCTTCGGCACAAAACAACTTGAGAGCCTTGGACATGCCTACTACAAGGCTCACATGATGCTTGATGCTCCTGCTGTAAGTCGTTGTAGATAACTCAGCTAAGCGATGTCTGGGCTGACTCTAAACTCTCTTGAACGAGAGACGATCGGCTGTTCCTTTAAGAACAGACGACCCCCAAACCATTAGGCATAATAGCGAGCAGTCCAACATAATCTTGTCCGCCAGACAAGAAAAGCGGATCGCTACATAGCGATTCATAGGGGCAAAGAGGTCATGAAAGTGTGGCTACGGACATGAATCCCCCTGGGTTTACAACGAGATGTGAGCAGCTAGGTTCCTGCGGTAATTGAATTTGTGCATCCCCCCTCCCAACTGAATTCCAAGTTCAGTCCATTTCAAAATACAGGGCTGCAAGATATCCCGAACTGCTCCTGCGATCGGTGAGTAAAGAGGAAGGGTAAGTCGGTTTTAAATGACTCCCCCTAGGTTTAGTGAGCATGAGGCTGCTAGCAAAGGGGAATTTCCTACCACTCTCCATCTAACGACTGCAATCCAGGTATCGTGATTGACTACCGCTTTTAATACGCTGATCTCTGCCGGTCTGCGTGTTTCTTCCCCATAACATTCCCTAAAGGTTCAAAACTATGGCAACAGGCGTTGTCTTTATTCCTCGCGATCGCAAGCCAACTCCTACCACGTCCTCCGCCCCAAAATCGGGTGAGTTCCGGGAGCATCTTTTCCAACGGGCAGCCTGGTTGATGATGGTGATCACCGTGCTGATGGGAGGATGTACCTATCGCCTCATCCACCTTCAGTTGATTGATGGTCAGAAGAATCTGGAACGCGCCGAAGCCAATCGAATTCGGATGATCCCGCTACGCGCCGATCGCGGCAACATCGTCGATCGCAATGGAGTTTATTTAGCAACTAACCAACTGTCGCGATCGCTCTACTTCTGGCCTCGGCAGCATTCACCGCAAGCCTGGCAGCAGATTGCCGCGCAGGTCAGTCCGATTGTCGGTATTCCTGTTCCTGAAATCCTGCAACGTCTGGAAACGGTGGGGTATGATTCCCCCCTGCCCGTTCGCATTGCCCAACAGCTTAATCCCAACGCCTTCGTCGCCATATCGGAAAAGTCAGAGCAATGGCCAGGGGTAGAAATCATTCCTGAGACAAGCCGCGTGTATCCCAAGGGAAAACTAGCCGCCCATGCGTTGGGATACCTGGGCGAAGCCAGCGAAGAGGATATGCAGGCTCACCCGGACTATCCCAGTGGCATGATCGTCGGCAAAATGGGGGTCGAACAGTTCGCGAACGATCGCTTAGCGGGCGTGTGGGGAAATCGATTAGTTGAAGTAGACGCCCGTGGCAAAGAGCATCAGCTTTTGGGCACTCAACCTGCTCAATCGGGCAGCACCGTTCAACTGACCCTCGATGCCGCGATGCAGACTGCCGCAGAACGAGCGCTTGGGGCAAGACGGGGCGCTGTTGTGGCCTTGGATGTCCGTACGGGAGCAGTGCTCACCTTAGCCTCTACGCCTGCCTTTGATCCCAATATCTTTACTCATCGGATTACGGAGGCGGAATGGAACAGCCTTCACGAAGGGGATCAGCCATTTTTGAACCGTGCCTTGCAGCCCTATCCGCCTGGTAGCACCTTCAAGATTGTGACGTCGGTTGCCGGAATGGAATCGGGCAAGTTTAATCCTGGGTCGGTACTCGGCACGGCAGCCTTTATCACCGTAGGCGATACCCAATTCTGGGAACACAGTAAGCAGGGCTATGGAACCATCGGCTTTGTGGATGCTCTCGCCTACAGCAGCAATACCTTTTTCTATCAGGTGGGCATGGCCGTTGGCCCGGAGGCGATCGCCAAATGGGGCGGCATTTTGGGCATTGGCACTACCTCCGACATGGGGTTACTGGGCTTCACACCGGGCATGATTCCGACTCCGGCCCAGAAAGAAACGATTTTTGGAGAGCCTTGGTATGTGGGCGATACGGTGAGTACGGCCATCGGTCAGGGCTTGGTACAGGTGACACCGCTGGAGCTTGCCGTGATGGTGGCGGCGATCGCCAATGGGGGATCCCGCGTTCATCCCCACTTATTGACGTCTGAGACGGCTTTACCCGACATGCACCCCGAACCCACGGGCATCGCATCTGACGTAATCTCGGTCATTCAGGCAGGCTTAAAAGCGACCGTGCAACGAGGAACTGCTCAGGTCTTGAATGATGGATCGATTCCTCCCTCAGCGGGCAAGACGGGAACCTCCGAAGTGCTAGGTCAAGAATCCCATGCGCTCTTTGTCGGCTATGCTCCCGCTGATAATCCCCAAATTGCGGTGGCGGTGATTGTCGAAAATGGCGGATACGGCGGTGTGGCAGCCGTGCCCGTAGCCAAAGAGGTGTATAAGGCGTATTTCAAAAAATAGGTATCGAGTGTCTGATTGCACGAGGTTCCCTGGGACAATCAGTAGCAGAGAGATGACTATAAATGCGATGCTGGAGGTATTATCCGATCAATGCATGGTCAACTCGAACCGAAAACTTCAAAACACAAAACGGATATCTAGCTGTAGTCACTCGAGGCAGCACGGGATTCAGCGGTCAGAGCCCTATAGTGGGTAACAAGTCTCTCCATTCCTACCGCTTTACCCGTCTTGACGGTTGATATGGCAGTGGTGGTGGTGGAGCAACCCTGCACCTGTCCTAACCAACCCTTTGGTTGCTATATGAGTCCTCTAGATTCCAGTGGAAGGTGAGGTGAGAGTCCACGAGTCCTCAAGGAGGTTACCGATATGACTCAAGCAGAACGGGATACGCAATGAGAAGAGCGAATTATGCGGTGGATTGGGGGACATTCTTCCAGTCCTGAAGAAGAGGTAAAGAGTTGGTATGCCTACTTACAAGAAAATCTGCAGTTCCCATTTACGGCAATCAATCAGATTCAGAGCCCTCCGCTTCAGGCGCATACCCATGTTGAAGTCCTGCGTATGATTCCAAAGGAGCAGTGTACGCACGACATGCTCGTTGAAGCGGCCTGGAATGATCAGAGGTTTGCGATCCCCCTAGGTCAGCTTGCCGCCCCCGATGCCGATGGAGGAACTCAGCAG
This genomic interval from Synechococcales cyanobacterium T60_A2020_003 contains the following:
- a CDS encoding chloride channel protein, with translation MSKERYRLFLGAGAAAGIAAGFNAPIAGVFFALEVVLGTSFTTSAASLILLSSVVSSLVSGTLLGVHPAFTLPAYQVLSPWEWIYYFGLGVLASGVSLLFTQIVRGCQASFRGEVAALQWLSTIPPVFQPVLSGLVVGAIALLLPQVLDVGYGSFNVILSGDSWPLATLALLLGAKLLATAISSGSGLVGGIFAPAMFLGACLGSFYGQGLAIALPPGFDHIAPPPAYAMVGMAAVLAGTVRAPLTAILLLFELTKNYLIILPLMVAVGVSVQGAEWIKARQSVQSLDLAQMGVSLVKETAQDLLASVQIQDVMNTTYLMLPLSTPIVDAGATMVGESVRAAILVDPSDRPVGIVTLTDIKRGLSGTGRSPLGLTLSDIATKEILIAYPDESAAQAITRMDSRGLHFLPVVDRDHPAKVLGIVERDRILLAGELKSMQSLLTHQELQTV
- the mrdA gene encoding penicillin-binding protein 2, with the translated sequence MATGVVFIPRDRKPTPTTSSAPKSGEFREHLFQRAAWLMMVITVLMGGCTYRLIHLQLIDGQKNLERAEANRIRMIPLRADRGNIVDRNGVYLATNQLSRSLYFWPRQHSPQAWQQIAAQVSPIVGIPVPEILQRLETVGYDSPLPVRIAQQLNPNAFVAISEKSEQWPGVEIIPETSRVYPKGKLAAHALGYLGEASEEDMQAHPDYPSGMIVGKMGVEQFANDRLAGVWGNRLVEVDARGKEHQLLGTQPAQSGSTVQLTLDAAMQTAAERALGARRGAVVALDVRTGAVLTLASTPAFDPNIFTHRITEAEWNSLHEGDQPFLNRALQPYPPGSTFKIVTSVAGMESGKFNPGSVLGTAAFITVGDTQFWEHSKQGYGTIGFVDALAYSSNTFFYQVGMAVGPEAIAKWGGILGIGTTSDMGLLGFTPGMIPTPAQKETIFGEPWYVGDTVSTAIGQGLVQVTPLELAVMVAAIANGGSRVHPHLLTSETALPDMHPEPTGIASDVISVIQAGLKATVQRGTAQVLNDGSIPPSAGKTGTSEVLGQESHALFVGYAPADNPQIAVAVIVENGGYGGVAAVPVAKEVYKAYFKK
- a CDS encoding divalent-cation tolerance protein CutA, which translates into the protein MSAFGVVLVTVPSQEEAIALARSLVEQKLVACANLFPVQSIYTWDGNLCEEQEWQLILKTRLDRFFQLEHAIREQHSYDVPEIIALPIVNASDPYLQWIEAQTSPHPLF